In one window of Electrophorus electricus isolate fEleEle1 chromosome 15, fEleEle1.pri, whole genome shotgun sequence DNA:
- the dpf1 gene encoding zinc finger protein neuro-d4, which produces MYNTEDLRSYILSFYIKMATAVQNPLKSQSSGAVIKNSLGEEFYREAIEHCRSYNARLCAERSMRLPFLDSQTGVAQSNCYIWMEKTHRGPGVAPGQLYTYPARCWRKKKRLNILDDPRLGPIEFKIDYEAALKKEGGVSEGPMLESLLSGETLDKKVETKEEEAMSECQSFQSYTETGEMPDISVLVEFVCCPGLAFFYMCPLCACVSAALGLCVQKLLVGDFPHELDPEEPEEDMPKRKNRTKGRACGVGGMRKRQEPVSIEDRDKPYVCDICGKRYKNRPGLSYHYTHTHLADEEGEEDSERHTLPFQRKNNHKPKKAADGSVIPNGYCDFCLGGSKKTGCPEDLISCADCGRSGHPSCLQFTVNMTAAVRTYRWQCIECKSCSLCGTSENDDQLLFCDDCDRGYHMYCLSPPMAEPPEGSWSCHLCLRQLKEKASAYITLT; this is translated from the exons GCAATCAAGTGGAGCTGTCATAAAGAACAG CCTGGGTGAAGAGTTCTATCGTGAGGCAATCGAACACTGCCGGAGCTACAACGCACGCCTATGTGCTGAGCGCTCCATGCGTCTGCCTTTCCTGGACTCCCAGACTGGTGTGGCACAGAGCAACTGTTACATATGGATGGAGAAGACCCACCGAGGCCCAG GTGTGGCGCCAGGGCAGCTGTACACCTACCCTGCACGCTGCTGGCGTAAGAAAAAGCGATTAAACATCCTGGACGATCCACGCCTGGGTCCCATCGAGTTTAAAATCG ACTATGAGGCTGCCTTGAAGAAAGAAGGAGGTGTTTCAGAGGGTCCGATGTTGGAGTCTCTGCTCAGCGGAGAGACTTTGGATAAGAAGGTGGAGACCAAGGAGGAAGAGGCCATGAGCGAGTGTCAG AGTTTTCAGAGTTACACAGAAACTGGGGAGATGCCAGATATCAGTGTGCTGGTGGAGTTTGTGTGCTGCCCGGGTTTGGCCTTCTTCTATATGTGTcccctgtgtgcatgtgtgagtgctgcTCTGGGCTTGTGTGTGCAGAAGCTTCTGGTGGGAGACTTTCCCCATGAACTGGATCCAGAGGAGCCTGAGGAAGACATGCCCAAACGCAAGAACCGCACCAAAGGCcgg GCTTGTGGAGTTGGTGGGATGCGGAAGAGACAGGAACCGGTCTCCATAGAGGACCGAGACAAGCCATACGTGTGCGACA TCTGCGGAAAGCGCTACAAGAACCGCCCCGGTCTGAGTTaccactacactcacacacacctggctgaTGAAGAGGGCGAGGAAGACTCTGAGCGCCACACGCTGCCTTTTCAGCGCAAGAACAACCACAAGC CTAAAAAGGCAGCAGACGGCTCTGTCATCCCCAACGGCTACTGTGACTTCTGCCTGGGTGGCTCCAAGAAGACAGGCTGTCCTGAGGACCTCATCTCCTGTGCGGACTGCGGCCGCTCAG GCCACCCGTCCTGCTTGCAGTTCACAGTCAACATGACGGCGGCGGTGAGGACCTACCGCTGGCAGTGCATCGAGTGCAAGTCCTGCAGTCTCTGCGGCACCTCCGAGAACGAC GATCAACTTTTATTTTGCGATGACTGTGACCGAGGGTATCATATGTACTGCCTAAGTCCCCCTATGGCGGAGCCTCCAGAGG GGAGTTGGAGCTGTCACCTGTGTCTGCGGCAGCTGAAGGAGAAAGCTTCTGCCTACATCACGCTAACCTAA
- the si:dkey-243k1.3 gene encoding endonuclease domain-containing 1 protein, with protein sequence MHTCFVVCMFVGLLLRLAEGDVVSDFYDDPACIKFFYWGKVPEWHSDTPGAARICQRFLNTYHFATLYDTHHRIAMYSAYLFEPSNGGGREKRWFLEPQLVNQNWGGEMKETVWLEQVHPGVYQGERQALDEDYTHSGLDRGHLNPNGHHAVPGRNATFSLTNVVPQNPKLNQNAWASHESNLAKMFKVQCDKAYVLVGAIPSAENWIIKNNIKRVNIPEYIWNAYCCIDRNGHPVGSGAAIALNTEQNLVVEYTLGELVEFLRKHSNSPVGELFHHQCQ encoded by the exons atgcatacCTGCTttgttgtatgtatgtttgtaggCTTACTTCTGCGTCTAGCAGAGGGAGATGTGGTCTCTGACTTCTATGACGATCCTGCCTGCATAAAGTTCTTCTACTGGGGGAAAGTGCCGGAGTGGCACTCAGACACCCCTGGTGCGGCCCGCATCTGCCAGCGCTTCCTCAATACATACCATTTTGCCACGCTGTACGACACACACCATCGCATCGCCATGTACTCTGCTTACCTCTTTGAGCCCAGCAACGGCGGGGGGCGGGAGAAACGCTGGTTTTTGGAGCCCCAG CTGGTGAATCAGAACTGGGGAGGGGAGATGAAAGAGACTGTGTGGCTGGAGCAGGTCCACCCCGGGGTCTACCAGGGTGAGCGGCAGGCTCTGGACGAGGACTACACTCACTCAGGGCTTGACCGGGGTCATCTCAACCCCAACGGGCACCACGCAG TTCCAGGACGAAACGCCACATTCAGTCTCACCAATGTGGTGCCTCAAAACCCCAAACTGAACCAGAATGCCTGGGCGAGTCATGAGTCTAACCTGGCCAAGATGTTCAAAGTCCAGTGCGACAAGGCCTATGTGCTGGTAGGTGCCATCCCCTCTGCGGAGAACTGGATCATCAAGAATAACATCAAACGGGTCAATATTCCAGAGTACATATGGAACGCCTACTGCTGTATTGATCGCAATGGCCATCCTGTTGGCAGTGGTGCAGCGATTGCTCTTAACACTGAGCAGAACCTAGTTGTGGAATACACACTGGGTGAACTGGTGGAGTTCCTGCGGAAGCACTCAAACAGCCCAGTAGGAGAGCTCTTCCACCATCAATGCCAATAA